In the Candidatus Palauibacter scopulicola genome, TCATCGCCCCGACGTCGACGACGGACACCGAACTCGGCTCGTGTTCGCCGTGCAGGTTGAAGTTCGCCGCGAAGAGCAGGCCTGCCGGCGTCACCTGCATGGTGGCGGGGAAGAGCCCCAGCTCCGCGCTCCCGAGCGGGTGGTTCGTCTCCGTGGAATAGGCGACGACCGTGCCGAAGGGATTCCCGTGGGCGAGCGTCACGTACCACCGTTCCCCGCTCGGATCGACCGCCAGGCCGTGCGGCCCGTCGATTTCCGTGGGGAAACGGCCCACGAAGACGGAATCCAGCACCGACGCACCGGTGCCGTCGAACCGGACGAGATCGACGCGATCCTCCGATTCGGCCGCTACGTAGACGTAATACGACGACGGGCCGTCAGGGCTGGTTTCCTGGGAGGCCGCGGGCGAAACCGCCGCGGCCGTGCTTCCCAGCGCCCACAGGGCCATCGCCATGCGGGGTATGGCAGACTCAGGTAGCATACGATTTACGCGCGTTCGCGACTCCTTCTTTCTGAAGCCTCCGGGCCCGGAAACCGCTTCCGCCGGACACTTCTCCTCCTACCCTTAGAGTAGACAATTCCTCAAGGGGTTGCCAATCGGTTAGGTTGTCCGCGGCGGAGGGAGAAGAGGTCGCGGACGGGTGCGCGTCACGCCGTTCGAGGAAAGTCCGGGCTCCACAGGGCACGGCGCCGGGTAACGCCCGGGCGTCGCGAGGCGACGGAAAGTGCCACAGAGAGCAGACCGCCGATGGCAGACTGCGACCCGCAAGGGTCCAGACGCACAGGCAAGGGTGAAAGGGTGGGGTAAGGGCCCACCGCGTTTCCTGGTGACAGGGACGGCACGGCAAACCCCGCCGGGAGCAAGGCCAAGCAGGAACGAGCGGCGGCCCGTCGCGTTCGAGTTCCGGGTAGGCCGCACGAGGCCTCGGGCAACCGAGGTCCCAGATAGATGACCTCGCCGCGGGCCTGGCCCGCCGGTGACAGAACCCGGCTTATCTCCCTCCGCCTCACCTCATGCCGCGGCGCCGGGAGCGGCACGGAGAATACCAATGAGATTCGACATCCTTGAGCACACGCTCGACAACGGGCTGCGGGTCGTGCTGCAGCCCGATGCGTCGGCGCCGCTCGTCGCGGTTCACGTCATGTACCACGTGGGATCGAAGAACGAGCGCGCCGGCCGGACCGGCTTCGCGCACCTCTTCGAGCATCTCCTCTTCCAGGGGTCCGAGCACGTGCCGCGCGAGCACCACTTCAAGCTCGTTCAGGATGCCGGCGGCACGCTCAACGGGACGACGTGGTTCGACCGCACGAACTACTTCGAGACCCTGCCCGCGAACGAACTGGACCTTGGCCTGTGGCTGGAGTCCGACCGCATGGGGTTCTTCAAGCCCGGGATCACCCAGGAGAAGCTCGACAACCAGCGCGAGGTCGTGAAGAACGAGCGGCGGCAGGCGTACGAGAACCGCCCCTACGGCCTCGCGTTCGAGACCCTGCTCGAGCGCGCCTACGACGAGGGACACCCCTACCGTCATCCGACCATCGGCTACATGCCCGACATCGACGCGGCCCGGCTCGAGGACGTGCACGAGTTCTTCGACCTCCACTACGGACCCGGCAACGCGACCCTCGTACTCGTCGGCGACTTCGATCCGGCCGCGGCGCTGGAGCGGGTCGAGGCCTGGTTCGGGGAGATTCCCCCGCGACCCGTGGCGCCGCGCCCGGAGGTCCCCGTGCCGGCGCGCGGCGGAGAGCGGCGCGCGCTCCTTCGCGACCGCGTCCAGATGCCCCGCGTGTACCTCATGTACCATTCGCCGCGCTACGCGGACCCCGATTTCGAGGCCGTCGTGATCCTCAACTACCTGCTCGCCGACGGGAACAGTTCCCGCTTCGAGAAGACGCTCGTGTACGAGAAACAGATGGCGGCGGACGCGACGTCCTTCACGTGGCCGACCGAGAGCGCCGGGATGTGCTTCGTCGTCGCCACCGCCCGCCCGGGCGTCGCCGCCGCCGACCTCGAGACGGAGGTGAGGGACGTCATCGACGACCTGCTCCGCGACGGCGTCGAGGAGGAAGAGATCGAGGGGGCGCGCAACCGGGCCCGGCGCGGGCTCCTGAACGGGCGCGCGGGCTTCGGCGACCGGGCGGACGCGATCGCGCACGCGGCCGTGTTGCGGGGCGACGCCGCCTATGTGAACGACGCCTTCACGCGCTACGGAGCCGTCACCCGCCGCGACGTGGAGCGCGCGGCGCGCGACGTGCTCGACCCGCGCGGCCTCACCGTCCTCCACGTCGTGCCCGAGGAGGCGACGCCGTGACGAACCCCCGAGCCGCGACCCTCGACCGTGCCGTGCGCCCGGCGCCGGCCGCCCCGCGCCCGCTCGCGCTCCCGCGCTTCGAGCGCCTCGCGCTCCCCAACGGCCTGCGCATCGAGCACGCCGAGCGGCCCGGTCTGCCCGAAGTATCGCTCCACCTCGTCCTCGAGTGCGGCGCGGGCGCCGAACCGCCGCGACTCGGCGGTCTCGGCGAACTCACCGCCCGGCTCCTCACCGCCGGCACCCCCGGCCGGGATGCCATCGAGATGGCGCGCTGGCTCGACCGCCTCGGCGTCGGCTACCGCGCGACGGCCGGCTACGCCGTCGGGGCCGTCTCGATGCACTTCCTTTCGGAGGTGTTCGAGGAGGCGCTCGAGTTCCTCGCCGCCACCATCCTCGATTCCGAGTTCCCGGAGCACGAAGTCGAACGCATCCGCCGCGAGCGCATCGACGAGATCGAACGCCAGGCGGACGACCCGGCGAACGTCGCGGGTCTCGCCACGATCGCCGAACTCTACGGTGACGGCCTGTACGGCCGGCCGGCGGCCGGAACCGGCCCCACCGTGTCGGAGATCGGCCCGGAAGCGGTGCGGGAATTTCACGCCGCGCGCTATCGCCCCGGCGGCGCCATTCTCATCGCGTGCGGCGACCTCGACCGCGAACGTCTCATGTCCGCGGCGGAGGCGCGTTTCGGCGCCTGGAGCGGCGACACCGCCCCGGTTGCGCCCCCGGAAGCGCCGGAGCCGCGGGCGAACGACCTCATCCTCATCGACCGTCCCGGCAGCCCCCAGAGCGAGATTCGCGTCGCGACGGTGGGCGTGCCCTACAACACCGGGGACCATCACGCGATCATCGTGGCCAACGCGATCCTCGGCGGCCTGTTCAACTCCCGGATCAACCTCAACCTGCGCGAGGACAAAGGGTGGACCTACGGGGCGAGGTCGAGTTTCCGGTTCCGCCGCGGCGCGGGGCCGTTCGTCGCGCGCACGGCCGTCGAGACCGTCCGGACCGGACCCGCGTTCGAGGAGATCCTGGGCGAGATCGAGGCCATGCGCACGACGCCCGTCACCGCCGACGAAATGGAACTGGCCCGCAATGCCCTCACGCTCTCCCTGCCGCTCCAGTTCGAGACCGCGGTGCAGGTCTGCGGAAAGGTGAGCCGCCAGCGCGTATTCGGCCTCCCCGACGACTACTGGGAGACGTACCGCTCCCGCATCGAGGCCGTGACGCCCGAGCAGGTGCGGGAGGTCTGCCGCACGTACCTCGATCCCGACCGCCTCACCCTCCTCGCCGTCGGCGACGCGGCGACGGCCGAGCCCACGCTGAACGGTTTCGGGCGCGTGGACGTCCGTCCCGCCTCGTGAGCGCGCGGTGACCGGCGGGGCGCGCGAGGGCGCCGGGGGCGGCGCTCCGACGGGCCGCGTGGACGGCGAGCGCGTCTACTCCGGCCGCCGGATCCATGTCGACGTGGATCGCGTGCGGTTTCCGGACGGGTCCATCGGCCGGCTCGAACTGATCCGCCACCCCGGCGCCTCCGCCGTCGTCGCGCTGGACCTTCCCGACCCGCCCGACCGGACCGCCGCCGCCGCGCGCGAGCCCATCGTCACGCTGGTGCGCCAATACAGGTACGCCGCGCGCGGGTTCATCTGGGAGGTGCCGGCCGGGAACCTGGAGCCCGGCGAGCCTCCCGAGGCGTGCGCGCTCCGGGAACTGGAAGAGGAGGCGGGACTCCGCGCCGGACGCCTGGAGCGGCTGGCCTCCGTGCGCACGACGCCGGGGTTCACGGACGAGGTCATCCACCTCTTCGCGGCGTGGGATCTGGAGGCGGGAGAGACGAGTCACGAGGCGAGCGAGTTCATGGATGTGCATCGGCTGCCCCTGCGCCGTACCATCGAGATGATCGATGCGGGGGAGATCAGCGACGGCAAGACGATCTGCGCGCTGACCCTCGCGGCGCGCTGGGTCGCCCGCCGGATGGATCGAATCGGCGGGCGTGGGGTTTAACGCGTCGGATCGTCTGCAACGGGAACGGGAAGCCCGCAAAGGGAGCGGCATGGACACGAAGCCGAACCTCGAGGTATCGAGGCAATACGCAGCGCCGGAGGAGGTGGCATCGCTCGGGCGCGCGGAGTTGAAGCGCCTCGAGGACGCCGAACTCGTCACCCACTACCTGGGGGGGCAGCGCTTCGCGTTCAACGAGATCGCCGACCGCTACCAGGACCGCCTGCTGAACTTCATCTACCGCACCATCGGCGACCGGGACCGAGCCGAGGATCTCGTGCAGGAGACCTTCGTGCGCGTCTACCGGCACCTCCACCGGTTCGATCCCGCGCGGAAGTTCTCGACCTGGATCTATACGATCGCCAGCAACCTGGCGAAGAACGAACTGCGGAACCGGGCGCGCAACCCGCTGGTACTCTTCCATACGCTCCGGAAGAGTTGGGACGCCGACCATCGGCCGCTTGAATTCGAGGATACGGCCTACCGGCCCGACGATCTGTTCCGCAAGCGGCGGGTGCGCGAACAGGTCGAGGCCGCGGTCGCGGAACTTCCCGAGCATCACCGTGTCGTATTCGTGCTGCGTGAACTGGAAGGGAAGAGCTACGAGGAGATTTCCGAGATCACGGGCGTAACGCTGGGCACCGTGAAGTCGCGCCTCAATCGTGCGCGGAACCGGTTCGCCCGCATCATCGCCCCGATGCTCGATTGAAGTCCCGGGCCCGCGCGGCCCGGCCAACGGAAGGAACGCTGGTGCAATGATGGTTTGCAAAGAGTTTATCGAGCGACATACCGACTACCTCGACGGTACGCTGGACGCCGACGAGCGCCGTCGTTTCGACGCGCATCTGGAAGATTGCAGGTCGTGTCGGCGCTACCAGCGGGTGATGACTCGCGGGCTCGCCGTCTGGCGCGCCCTCCCCCGCGTCAGCACCTCTCCGGACTTCCTTCCCCGCCTGCAGCATCGCCTCTATCACGTCGACGAGTCTTCGAAGCGGTCCTGGCGGGGCCAGGTCGGCCGGGCCGCCGCCATCGCCGTGGCGTCGGCGGGACTCTTCACGCTCGGCGTGTCGAACGGGAGTCAGCCCGTGCTCGTCGAAGTGCAGCTTCCGCCGGTGATGGCGGACGTGCCCGCGGAAACGGCGGCGGAGAGCCAGGGGACCCTGTTCGCCGACGACCCCTATGTGCCCGACTGGTTCCTCGTACCGTTCGCTCCCGCGCTCGATGACGGGGGCGGGCTGTTCGGCTCCTCGTACGCGGTGCCGATCGCGACGAGCGACTCCATCGTCCTGCCGGTCGAGCGGCGCTCCGGCCAACTCGACGAGTCTCGCTGACCCACCGCCGCGGCCCGCGGCACGGGTCCCTCCCGTCGCCGTGAGCGCGCCCCTCGATCCGCGGCTCTCGCGAGCCCTGGGCCAGGGTCCCCCGACCGGAGCCTGGTTCCTGCACGGAGACGCCATCCGCCTGCGGGACGAAGCCGCGCGGCAACTCGTCGAGGCCGCCGTCGACCCGGCCACGCGCGACTTCAACTACGACCAGTTCCAGGCCGAGGACGTGACGGACGAGCAGCTCGCCGCCACCCTGGCCATGCCCCCCATGATGGCGGAACGCCGCGTGGTCTTCGTGCGCGACGTCGAGCGGCTGGGGTCGAAGGCGCGCGCCGTCCTGCAGCGGGTCGCGGCGGCGCCACCCGCCGACCTCGCCCTCATCGTGACGGCGCGCATCCCCAAGGGGTCGCGTGCGGCCTTCTACCGCGACCTCCGGAAGGTCTGCCGCACGCTGGAGTGGACCGCGCCGCGGGCGGCGGAGATCCCCGGCTGGATCCACGACCGGGCGCGGCGGCGCTGGAAGCTCGACCTCTCGCCGGCGGCGGCCCAGTGGATCGCGGGGGCCGTCGGGTCGGACCTCTCGACGCTGGACGCCGAACTCGAGAAGCTCGCTTCGCTTCCCGCCGACCGCCGGACCGACGCGGACATCCGCGACATCGTTCCCCGGACCCACCGGATCGATCGCTGGAGCTGGCTCGACCTCGTGGCCTCGCGCGACTACCGGCGCGCCTTGCGCGAGTTGGAAAACGTGCTCACTTCGGAACGGGGGGTCGGGCTGGTCGCCGGACTTGTGGAACAGCACCTTCTGCTTGGTCTGGCCCTCGACGCGGGGCCCGCCGGCTTGCGAGCCGCCCTGTCGGAGACGGGGCGCGGCTATCTCTCCTGGAAGGCGAACGCCTACGCGAAGCAGGCGAGGGCATGGACCGTACACGAACTCGATCACGCGCTGCGGGCGCTCCACCGCGCCGACCGGCACCTCAAGTCGGGGCGGGGAGACCACGCGGTGCTCGCCGGGATGCTCCTGGAACTGGGGCGGACGGAGAACGCCCGGAGATGACGCCGCGCGGCCGCGGGTGGGCGCTCGCGCTTCTCGCCGGCGCGCTGTCGTGGGCGTTTTCCATCCCCTCCGCCGCGCAAGCCGCGCAAGCCGCCGCTCCCGTGGATCTGGACCTCCTCGAGGCACGGATCGAGGCCGGGAGGGTCGAGGGCGCCGCGGAGGCGATCGAGCGCTGGTTCGACACGGAGGCGCGCGACGCGGCTCGCGGGGACGCGCTGCGTGCGCGGTACCTGCGGGCGCGTCTCCTGGCCGATCCGGACTCCGCCCGCACGGAACTCCTCTCCGTCGCCATGGACGGCGGGTCGCGCTACGGATCCCGGGCCTGGCTGCGGCTCGCGCAGCTGGACCTGGCGCTCGACGAACCCTCCCGAGCGGCGGCCGACCTCGAACGCCTGCGGTCGGACCATCCCCGTAGCGCCGAGGCCATCGAGTCCTGGTACTGGACGGCGCGGACGTTCGAGGCCCGGGGCCTGATCGATCGGGCGTGCGAGGCGTGGCAAAGGGGGGCTGCGGAGGGCCGGCGCGTCGGCGCTGCGGAGGCTGTTCGCCTCGCGGAGGCCGCTTCGCCCGGCTGCGCGCCGGGCGCCCCGCGCTTCGCGATACAGGCGGGGGCGTTCTCGCGCCGGGATCCGGCGGAGGAGACGCGGGGGCGGCTGGAAGCCGCCGGCTTCTTCTCGCGCATCGTCGAGTACGACGGATTGCACCGCGTCCAGCTGGGCCGCTTCGCCCGGCGGGAAGCGGCGGAGAGCCTCGTGCGCCGACTCCGGGATGCGGGCTTCGAACCCGCCGTCATCCCCGTCGTCTCGTGAGGCGATGATGGCCGCGGCCACCCCGGACCCGGCTGGGCACTCGCCGCTCATCCGGCAGTACCTCGACATCAAGTCGCGCCATCCCGATTCACTCCTCTTCTTCCGGGTCGGCGATTTCTACGAGATGTTCTTCGAGGACGCGGAGGAGGGGAGCGGCCTGCTGGGCCTCACCCTCACCGCGCGCAACAACGGCGGAAAGCGGGACGTCCCCCTCGCGGGCGTCCCCGTCAAGGCCGTGAACGAGTACGTCTCCCGCCTGCTCGAAATGGGACGCCGCGTGGCGATCTGCGAACAACTCGAGGATCCGGCGGAGGCCAAGGGGATCGTGAAGCGGGATGTCGTCGAGATCATCACCCCGGGCACCGTGCTCGAGGACAAGCTCCTCGCGGCGCGCCGCAACAACTACGTGGTCGCGATCGCCGGCGACGCCCCGTTCGGGCTCGCCGCCGTCGACCTCTCGACCGGCGAGTTCGAGCTTCGCGAGGTGGCGGCGCCGGATCTCGACGACGAACTCGGGCGGCTCGAGCCGGCCGAGATCGTGATCCCCGAGGAGACGGAGGCGCCGGCCGGACCCTGGCACCTGACCGAACGGCCCGCCTGGCGCTTCGACGCTTCGCTCGGCGACGAGCGGCTCCGGGAGTGGTTCGGCGTCGCCTCCACCACCGGCTTCGGCCTCGACCTCGCGCGCGACCCGCTCCTCCTCGCGGCGAGCGGCGCCCTCCTCGGCTACCTGGACGAGGTACGGCCGGCCGGCCTCGACCACCTGCGGCCGCCGCGCGTGGACCGGGCCGGGCGCCTCATGTACCTCGACGAGATGACCCGGAGGAACCTCGAACTCGTCGAGCCGCTGCGTCCCGGCGCGGGGGCGTCGCTGCTCGCCCTCGTCGACCGCACGCGGACGCCGATGGGCGCGCGCCTGCTCCGCCGCCGCCTGCTGCGCCCGCTCGTCGTCCGCGACGAGATCGCGGTCCGCCTCGACGCCGTGCAGGAACTCGTCGAGCGGGGGGAGGAGCGCGAGGGCGTTCGGGCCGCGCTCCGCCCGATCCGCGACCTGGAGCGGCTCGCCGCCCGCGTCTCCACCGGACGGGCGGCGCCCCGCGAACTCCTCGGCCTCGGCCTCTCGCTCGACGCGCTGCCCGGGCTGGCGGCCGCCCTCTCGCCGCTGGAGGCCGGTCGCCTGGCCGAGCTTCGCAGCGGCTTCGACCCGCTCCGGGACGTGGCGGCCCGCATCGAAGAAGCCATCGACCCCGATGCCCCTCACGCCCTCAAGGACGGCGGCGTGATCCGGAAGGGCTTCTCCGCCGAACTCGACGAAGTGCGCGGCGTGCGCGGCGGCGCGGTCGAATTCATCGCCGGCATGCAGGTGCGGGAGCGCGAGCGCACCGGCATCGACACGCTGAAGATCGGGTTCAACAAGGTGTTCGGGTACTATCTCGAGGTCACGCGCTCGAAGCTCGACCGCGTGCCGGAGGAGTGGAGCCGCCGGCAGACACTCACCAACGCCGAGCGCTATCTCACGCCGGAACTCAAGGAGTGGGAGGCGAAGGTGCTCGGGGCCGACGATGAGATCGCCCGGCTCGAGGCGCGGCTCTTCCACTCGCTGCGGGACGCCGTCGCCGCCGAGGTCGGGCGGATCCAGGCGACGGCCGCCCTCGTCGCCGAGATCGACGTCCTCGCCTGCCTCGCCGAGGTCGCCGCCGCCGAGGACTACGTGCGCCCGCGGCTGAGCGACGATGTCGTCTTCGACATCGAAGAGGGCCGGCACCCCGTCGTCGAGGCCGCGGTCGAAAGGGACACCTTCATCCCGAACGACATGCGGCTGGACGGGGAGCGCCGGACCCTCATCGTCACCGGGCCGAACATGGCGGGGAAATCCACCGTCCTGCGCCAGGCGGGACTCATCGCGCTCATGGCGCACATCGGCTCCTTCGTCCCGGCTCGCCGGGCCCGCATCGGGGTCTGCGACCGCGTGTTCACGCGCGTGGGCGCGAGCGACAACCTCGCGGCGGGGCAGAGCACCTTCATGGTGGAGATGACGGAAACCGCGACCATCCTGCACGGGGCCACCGAGCGCTCGCTCGTACTCCTCGACGAGATCGGGCGGGGCACGTCGACGTACGACGGTCTCTCGATCGCGTGGGCGGTGACCGAGCGGCTGCACGAACTCGGAGCGCGCACCGTGTTCGCCACGCACTACCACGAACTCGTCGGCCTCGCGGAGTCGCTTCCGCGCGCGGCCGCGTTCAACGTCGCGGTGCGCGAGACCGGCCAGGACATCGTCTTCCTCTACCGGCTGCAGCCGGGGGGCTCCGACCGGTCCTACGGCGTGCACGTCGCCCGGCTGGCCGGACTGCCACCCGACGTCGTGGGGCGCGCCGCCCGCATCCTCGCCGTGCTCGAGAGCGGGCCGTGGGGCGCGGGCGGCCGCGGCGCCGCGCTCGCCGAGGCGGGGCTGGGGCAGCTCTCCCTGTTCGAGGCCGCGGCGGCCGGCCCGCGGGGCGGCGCGGGGCCGTCCGGCGCGTCCGGGGAAAGTGAAAGCGCGGACGTCGCGGCCGCCCGCGCGCTGTTCGAGAAGCTCGCCGCGCTCGACCTCGACGGGATGACGCCGCTCGAAGCGCTGAACACGCTCGCCGAGTGGAAGGCGTTCGGCGATGCGTAGCGGGCGTTCGCCGCGGGCCGCCAGGTCCGGCGTCCTTTCGATTCTCGCCGCCCTCGCCGGCGCCGCGTCCACCGGGTGCGCGGACGATCCGGGCTCCGAGGTCGGCGCGCTGCGCGTGGACCAGCTCCGCGACGGCGGCCTCGTCATGCCCGTGCTCGAGTCCGCGCCGTCCCGCGCCTTCCCCTACCCGGCCGAGGCCCTGGAGGAGGGGGCGGGCGGCGAGATCCTCCTCCGCATACGGATCACCGCCGCCGGCCGCGTCGACTCGGTCGCGGTCGCGACCTCGTCGGGACATGCGGTCCTCGACTCGGCCGCGGTGGAAGGTGCCCGCGATCTCCGGTACCGGCCGGCGCGGCACGGCGGCGCCCCCACCGCCATCTGGGCCACGCTCCCCGTCAGCTATCCCGTGCCGGCGTCTCGTGGCTGACCGCCGCCTGCGCGTCGGCGTGCTCTTCGGCGGCGAGTCCCCGGAGCACGAGGTCTCGCTCCGCTCGGCGAAGAACGTCATCGAAGCGATCGACCGCGAGCGCTGCGACATCGTGCTCATCGGCATCGACCGCCGCGGCCGCTGGCACCTCGCCGACGAATCGCGCTTCCTCCGGCACGCCTCGGACCCGCGGCGCATCCGCCTCCCGGAGGCGCCGGTCAGGCTCGCCCTTAC is a window encoding:
- a CDS encoding pitrilysin family protein — encoded protein: MRFDILEHTLDNGLRVVLQPDASAPLVAVHVMYHVGSKNERAGRTGFAHLFEHLLFQGSEHVPREHHFKLVQDAGGTLNGTTWFDRTNYFETLPANELDLGLWLESDRMGFFKPGITQEKLDNQREVVKNERRQAYENRPYGLAFETLLERAYDEGHPYRHPTIGYMPDIDAARLEDVHEFFDLHYGPGNATLVLVGDFDPAAALERVEAWFGEIPPRPVAPRPEVPVPARGGERRALLRDRVQMPRVYLMYHSPRYADPDFEAVVILNYLLADGNSSRFEKTLVYEKQMAADATSFTWPTESAGMCFVVATARPGVAAADLETEVRDVIDDLLRDGVEEEEIEGARNRARRGLLNGRAGFGDRADAIAHAAVLRGDAAYVNDAFTRYGAVTRRDVERAARDVLDPRGLTVLHVVPEEATP
- a CDS encoding pitrilysin family protein, whose translation is MTNPRAATLDRAVRPAPAAPRPLALPRFERLALPNGLRIEHAERPGLPEVSLHLVLECGAGAEPPRLGGLGELTARLLTAGTPGRDAIEMARWLDRLGVGYRATAGYAVGAVSMHFLSEVFEEALEFLAATILDSEFPEHEVERIRRERIDEIERQADDPANVAGLATIAELYGDGLYGRPAAGTGPTVSEIGPEAVREFHAARYRPGGAILIACGDLDRERLMSAAEARFGAWSGDTAPVAPPEAPEPRANDLILIDRPGSPQSEIRVATVGVPYNTGDHHAIIVANAILGGLFNSRINLNLREDKGWTYGARSSFRFRRGAGPFVARTAVETVRTGPAFEEILGEIEAMRTTPVTADEMELARNALTLSLPLQFETAVQVCGKVSRQRVFGLPDDYWETYRSRIEAVTPEQVREVCRTYLDPDRLTLLAVGDAATAEPTLNGFGRVDVRPAS
- the mutS gene encoding DNA mismatch repair protein MutS, whose amino-acid sequence is MMAAATPDPAGHSPLIRQYLDIKSRHPDSLLFFRVGDFYEMFFEDAEEGSGLLGLTLTARNNGGKRDVPLAGVPVKAVNEYVSRLLEMGRRVAICEQLEDPAEAKGIVKRDVVEIITPGTVLEDKLLAARRNNYVVAIAGDAPFGLAAVDLSTGEFELREVAAPDLDDELGRLEPAEIVIPEETEAPAGPWHLTERPAWRFDASLGDERLREWFGVASTTGFGLDLARDPLLLAASGALLGYLDEVRPAGLDHLRPPRVDRAGRLMYLDEMTRRNLELVEPLRPGAGASLLALVDRTRTPMGARLLRRRLLRPLVVRDEIAVRLDAVQELVERGEEREGVRAALRPIRDLERLAARVSTGRAAPRELLGLGLSLDALPGLAAALSPLEAGRLAELRSGFDPLRDVAARIEEAIDPDAPHALKDGGVIRKGFSAELDEVRGVRGGAVEFIAGMQVRERERTGIDTLKIGFNKVFGYYLEVTRSKLDRVPEEWSRRQTLTNAERYLTPELKEWEAKVLGADDEIARLEARLFHSLRDAVAAEVGRIQATAALVAEIDVLACLAEVAAAEDYVRPRLSDDVVFDIEEGRHPVVEAAVERDTFIPNDMRLDGERRTLIVTGPNMAGKSTVLRQAGLIALMAHIGSFVPARRARIGVCDRVFTRVGASDNLAAGQSTFMVEMTETATILHGATERSLVLLDEIGRGTSTYDGLSIAWAVTERLHELGARTVFATHYHELVGLAESLPRAAAFNVAVRETGQDIVFLYRLQPGGSDRSYGVHVARLAGLPPDVVGRAARILAVLESGPWGAGGRGAALAEAGLGQLSLFEAAAAGPRGGAGPSGASGESESADVAAARALFEKLAALDLDGMTPLEALNTLAEWKAFGDA
- a CDS encoding zf-HC2 domain-containing protein — protein: MMVCKEFIERHTDYLDGTLDADERRRFDAHLEDCRSCRRYQRVMTRGLAVWRALPRVSTSPDFLPRLQHRLYHVDESSKRSWRGQVGRAAAIAVASAGLFTLGVSNGSQPVLVEVQLPPVMADVPAETAAESQGTLFADDPYVPDWFLVPFAPALDDGGGLFGSSYAVPIATSDSIVLPVERRSGQLDESR
- a CDS encoding sigma-70 family RNA polymerase sigma factor, producing MDTKPNLEVSRQYAAPEEVASLGRAELKRLEDAELVTHYLGGQRFAFNEIADRYQDRLLNFIYRTIGDRDRAEDLVQETFVRVYRHLHRFDPARKFSTWIYTIASNLAKNELRNRARNPLVLFHTLRKSWDADHRPLEFEDTAYRPDDLFRKRRVREQVEAAVAELPEHHRVVFVLRELEGKSYEEISEITGVTLGTVKSRLNRARNRFARIIAPMLD
- a CDS encoding SPOR domain-containing protein yields the protein MTPRGRGWALALLAGALSWAFSIPSAAQAAQAAAPVDLDLLEARIEAGRVEGAAEAIERWFDTEARDAARGDALRARYLRARLLADPDSARTELLSVAMDGGSRYGSRAWLRLAQLDLALDEPSRAAADLERLRSDHPRSAEAIESWYWTARTFEARGLIDRACEAWQRGAAEGRRVGAAEAVRLAEAASPGCAPGAPRFAIQAGAFSRRDPAEETRGRLEAAGFFSRIVEYDGLHRVQLGRFARREAAESLVRRLRDAGFEPAVIPVVS
- the holA gene encoding DNA polymerase III subunit delta, coding for MSAPLDPRLSRALGQGPPTGAWFLHGDAIRLRDEAARQLVEAAVDPATRDFNYDQFQAEDVTDEQLAATLAMPPMMAERRVVFVRDVERLGSKARAVLQRVAAAPPADLALIVTARIPKGSRAAFYRDLRKVCRTLEWTAPRAAEIPGWIHDRARRRWKLDLSPAAAQWIAGAVGSDLSTLDAELEKLASLPADRRTDADIRDIVPRTHRIDRWSWLDLVASRDYRRALRELENVLTSERGVGLVAGLVEQHLLLGLALDAGPAGLRAALSETGRGYLSWKANAYAKQARAWTVHELDHALRALHRADRHLKSGRGDHAVLAGMLLELGRTENARR
- a CDS encoding energy transducer TonB, giving the protein MRSGRSPRAARSGVLSILAALAGAASTGCADDPGSEVGALRVDQLRDGGLVMPVLESAPSRAFPYPAEALEEGAGGEILLRIRITAAGRVDSVAVATSSGHAVLDSAAVEGARDLRYRPARHGGAPTAIWATLPVSYPVPASRG
- a CDS encoding NUDIX hydrolase; its protein translation is MTGGAREGAGGGAPTGRVDGERVYSGRRIHVDVDRVRFPDGSIGRLELIRHPGASAVVALDLPDPPDRTAAAAREPIVTLVRQYRYAARGFIWEVPAGNLEPGEPPEACALRELEEEAGLRAGRLERLASVRTTPGFTDEVIHLFAAWDLEAGETSHEASEFMDVHRLPLRRTIEMIDAGEISDGKTICALTLAARWVARRMDRIGGRGV